In the Diprion similis isolate iyDipSimi1 chromosome 2, iyDipSimi1.1, whole genome shotgun sequence genome, one interval contains:
- the LOC124416198 gene encoding uncharacterized protein LOC124416198, whose product MEEIIRIQKPVTFDESIAHSEVHAHQPFASSTFGNNDEIRISVQNQNECVLPEKSSLHIHGKVTKEDYSMVAATKLVNMAVCHMFEEIRYELNGVEIDRNKNVGITSIMKGYLSLTPGQQRGLENTGWLSVADINLADDAGNFDVVIPLRYLLGFAEDYCRVVVNAKHELILTRTNTDLNAVLQTNTTEKFKITLKKVEWLLPYIKLADKPKIQLLNYIAKDSAIPMSFRSWETYVYPMLPSTTRHVWAVKTSTQLEKPRYVIMGFQTARKNEALKNASEFDHCRIRDVKLFLNSQCYPYGNLNLDISNNQYAILYDMYVQFQTSYYNKEAEPLLSRSEFIKRAPLIVIDCSKQNESLKTGPVDIRLEFEASVEFPRNSAAYCMILHDRVVEYSPISEINYKGQGLRYLQKQPYRTPPEECISNIITKPPKMPISCDIKLCDNNKYVKNQSINNGKQVTFFSLPNKQQLLPDMEKNMRSFWSAKIVVGGVLYFSSEPPERTENRGEELTNIILDELNNLGYQ is encoded by the exons ATGGaggaaataataagaatacagAAACCCGTGACATTCGACGAATCGATCGCACACTCTGAGGTTCACGCTCACCAGCCATTTGCATCATCGACCTTTGGGAAtaacgatgaaattcgaatttccgtTCAAAATCAGAACGAGTGCGTGCTACCGGAAAAAAGCTCCCTGCACATTCACGGGAAAGTTACAAAAGAAGATTATTCCATGGTGGCCGCTACAAAATTGGTCAACATGGCTGTTTGCCATATGTTTGAGGAAATTCGATACGAGTTGAACGGTGTGGAAattgatcgaaataaaaatgtgggcATCACCAGCATCATGAAGGGATACTTATCCCTCACCCCAGGGCAACAGCGCGGCTTGGAGAACACCGGTTGGCTGAGCGTTGCCGATATCAACCTGGCCGATGATGCTGgaaattttgatgtcgttATACCGCTGCGTTATCTGCTGGGATTCGCCGAGGATTATTGCCGAGTCGTCGTTAATGCCAAACATGAGTTGATTCTCACACGCACTAACACCGATTTAAATGCTGTACTTCAGACAAACACTACCGAGAAGTTTAAAATTACCCTCAAAAAAGTCGAGTGGCTGCTGCCCTACATCAAACTAGCCGACAAGCCGAAAATCCAGCTACTCAACTACATCGCCAAGGACTCGGCCATTCCCATGAGTTTTCGTTCTTGGGAAACGTACGTGTATCCGATGCTGCCGTCAACGACGCGGCATGTCTGGGCGGTCAAGACATCGACACAGCTGGAGAAGCCTAGATACGTCATAATGGGATTCCAAACTGCAAGGAAAAACGAGGCATTGAAAAATGCTAGCGAATTCGATCATTGTAGAATAAGAGATGTGAAACTCTTTCTCAACTCACAGTGTTACCCCTATGGGAATTTAAATCTAGATATTTCCAATAATCAATACGCCATTCTGTACGATATGTATGTCCAGTTTCAAACATCCTACTACAACAAAGAAGCCGAACCTCTGCTCTCGAgaagtgaatttataaaacgcgCGCCCCTGATCGTCATCGATTgctcaaaacaaaatgaatcgtTGAAAACCGGACCGGTGGACATCCGGCTGGAATTTGAAGCAAGCGTAGAATTTCCTCGAAACAGCGCAGCCTACTGTATGATCTTGCACGATCGGGTCGTTGAGTACAGTCCGATTAGTG AAATAAACTACAAAGGCCAGGGACTGCGATACCTCCAAAAAC AACCGTACAGAACGCCACCTGAAGAGTGTATCAGTAACATAATAACAAAACCACCGAAG ATGCCAATTTCTTGTGACAtcaaattatgtgacaataacaaatatgtaaaaaatcaaagcatAAATAACGGGAAACAAGTGACGTTTTTCTCGTTACCAAATAAACAGCAACT GCTGCCAgatatggagaaaaatatgagatcGTTCT GGAGCGCCAAAATCGTAGTGGGGGGGGTACTTTACTTTTCCTCAGAGCCACCAGAGCGTACTGAAAATCGAG GAGAAGAACTCACTAACATCATTTTAGATGAATTGAATAACCTCGGTTACCAATAG
- the LOC124416200 gene encoding zinc finger MYM-type protein 1-like encodes MRGQGYDNGANMKGKRSGVQNRILQINPRATFVPCSCHSLNLVVNDAAAASGETVGLFDIIQQLYVFFSGSTMRWDVLKRNITSLTVKAVSTTRWESRINALKALRFQLGEGYDALIEIPMDEGRDKLTQHEAKSLAARISDFKFICSILIWYDVLSKVNIVSKMLQSPELHISDCSQLLSEVSKFLQEYRSDESFANLIERAKEVATEVEVEPGFQRISAVRMRRKKRHFDYESQDETLSDPTAKFRVDFFHFIIDTAMSSIEERFKLLRSHNDHFQFLYNITNLRAASDSDVLKACQKLSKFLTDGDSTDIDDAIDFCQELKDLSIFLPKNSTPLEVLNHLHK; translated from the coding sequence ATGCGGGGCCAAGGCTATGATAATGGCGCAAATATGAAAGGTAAGCGATCAGGAGTTCAAAACAGAATCTTACAAATCAATCCACGAGCTACATTCGTCCCGTGCTCTTGTCATTCGTTGAATCTTGTCGTTAATGACGCGGCTGCTGCTTCTGGTGAAACTGTTGGGCTTTTCGATATAATTCAGCAGCTGTATGTATTTTTCTCGGGATCGACAATGCGATGGGATGTACTGAAAAGGAATATAACATCATTGACCGTAAAAGCAGTTAGCACAACAAGATGGGAGAGTCGTATCAATGCTTTAAAAGCTTTGCGCTTTCAGCTCGGAGAGGGCTATGACGCTCTGATTGAAATTCCTATGGATGAAGGCAGAGATAAGCTGACGCAACACGAAGCAAAAAGTTTGGCTGCACGCATTTCTGACTTCAAGTTCATATGTAGCATTTTAATTTGGTATGATGTATTGTCAAAAGTGaatatcgtttcaaaaatgCTACAAAGTCCAGAATTACACATTTCGGACTGCAGCCAGCTCCTTTCTGAAGTGTCAAAATTTCTCCAAGAGTACAGATCCGATGAAAGTTTTGCTAATTTAATTGAGCGTGCCAAGGAAGTAGCTACCGAGGTAGAAGTTGAGCCTGGTTTTCAGCGGATCAGCGCTGTTCGTATGCGACGCAAGAAGAGGCACTTCGATTACGAATCACAAGATGAGACACTATCAGATCCGACAGCAAAATTTAGAGtcgattttttccatttcataaTTGATACGGCGATGTCTTCCATCGAAGAGCGTTTCAAACTGCTCCGGTCTCACAatgatcattttcaatttctctacAATATCACCAACTTGAGAGCTGCAAGCGATTCAGATGTTCTCAAAGCTTGTCAAAAGTTGTCTAAATTTCTAACTGATGGAGACAGTACAGATATTGATGATGCCATTGATTTTTGCCAAGAACTAAAAGACTTGTCGatctttttgccaaaaaatagCACACCTTTAGAGGTACTAAATCACCTGCACAAGTAG
- the LOC124416363 gene encoding leucine-rich repeat protein soc-2 homolog, translating into MKKSNKHRSGVSNISSVCLAEGKSDVADIQEHLTTSYMKEQDIPEYLEGCGLNTCSAGDTPDTAEPLSRDTKEHSKEKKLSTASISGTDTKKTVTVKHPESNKPKPTAKKGKPIQADLDVSKEFIRCRDECVTRLDLSKSSITNLPNTVRDLTHLVEFYLYGNKLVTLPPEIGCLTNIKTLALSENSLTSLPDTLENLKSLKVLDLRHNKLSEIPDVVYELTSLTTLFLRFNRVRYVSESIRNLTNLTMLSLRENKIRELPAGIGKLVHLITFDVSHNHLEHLPEEIGNCVQLSTLDLQHNELLDIPETIGNLTAVTRLGLRYNRLSSIPKSLANCKLMDEFSVEGNQVSQLPEGLLSSLSDLTTITLSRNAFTAYPSGGPSQFTNVHSINLEHNQIDKIPYGIFSRAKNLTKLNMKENQLTALPLDIGTWTNMVELNLGTNQLTKIPDDIQCLQSLEILILSNNLLKRIPASIANLRKLRVLDLEENKIESLPNEIGFLRDLQKLILQSNQVTCLPRAIGHLTNLTHLSVGENNLNYLPEEIGTLENLDSLYVNDNANLHNLPFELALCTNLSIMSIENCPLSQIPAEIVAGGPSLVIQFLKMQGPYRSM; encoded by the coding sequence atgaaaaagtcgAATAAACACCGATCGGGCGTGAGTAACATTTCCTCGGTTTGTTTGGCAGAAGGAAAAAGTGACGTTGCTGATATACAAGAGCATTTAACAACCTCTTATATGAAGGAACAAGATATTCCTGAATATTTAGAGGGCTGTGGTTTGAATACATGCTCGGCAGGTGACACGCCAGATACTGCCGAGCCATTGTCTCGGGATACCAAAGAACATTCTAAGGAGAAGAAGCTTTCAACAGCCTCTATATCTGGTACAGATACAAAGAAAACCGTTACAGTGAAACACCCGGAGTCGAATAAACCAAAGCCAACAGCCAAGAAAGGTAAACCCATACAAGCTGATCTGGATGTTTCCAAGGAGTTCATCAGATGCAGAGACGAGTGCGTCACTCGTTTGGATCTGAGCAAATCGAGCATCACAAATCTTCCAAACACTGTGCGCGACCTCACGCATCTCGTCGAGTTTTATCTCTACGGCAATAAGTTAGTCACTTTGCCGCCAGAGATTGGTTGCCTTACCAACATCAAGACATTGGCGCTGAGCGAGAACTCGCTGACAAGCTTACCAGACACTTTGGAGAATCTAAAGTCTCTCAAAGTTTTAGATTTGAGGCATAACAAGCTCAGCGAAATACCAGACGTTGTATACGAGTTAACGTCGCTGACTACCTTATTTCTGCGCTTCAATCGTGTCAGGTACGTCAGTGAAAGCATAAGGAACCTGACCAATTTAACGATGCTTAGTTTGCGAGAGAACAAAATCCGGGAACTCCCAGCTGGTATTGGTAAATTGGTTCATTTGATCACTTTTGATGTATCACACAATCATTTGGAGCATTTGCCTGAAGAAATAGGTAATTGCGTTCAGTTATCCACACTGGATTTGCAGCACAACGAGCTGCTCGACATACCCGAAACCATTGGGAATCTTACTGCTGTTACTAGACTCGGGTTGAGGTACAACAGATTGTCTAGCATACCAAAGTCACTTGCCAACTGCAAACTGATGGACGAATTCAGCGTCGAAGGTAACCAAGTATCACAACTGCCCGAAGGCCTGCTGTCAAGCCTGTCAGACTTGACTACGATCACACTTTCTCGGAATGCGTTCACTGCTTATCCCTCTGGAGGTCCTTCCCAGTTCACAAACGTTCATTCGATCAACTTGGAGCACAACCAGATTGACAAAATACCGTACGGTATTTTCTCCAGGGCTAAGAATCTTACCAAACTAAACATGAAGGAAAATCAGTTGACAGCTTTACCCTTGGATATCGGTACTTGGACTAATATGGTCGAGTTGAACCTGGGGACGAATCAGCTTACTAAAATTCCGGATGACATTCAGTGCTTGCAGAGTTTGGAAATTCTTATCCTCTCGAATAATTTACTGAAGCGAATACCTGCGAGTATCGCCAACCTCCGGAAACTTCGTGTACTGGATCTCGAGGAGAATAAAATAGAATCTCTTCCTAATGAAATTGGGTTTCTTCGAGATCTTCagaaattaatattacaaTCTAATCAGGTAACTTGCCTGCCTAGAGCTATCGGACACCTAACTAATCTGACTCATTTGAGTGTAggggaaaataatttaaattatcttCCGGAGGAAATTGGAACCTTGGAGAATTTGGATTCCTTGTATGTTAACGACAATGCCAATTTACACAATTTACCATTCGAACTGGCACTGTGCACAAACCTCAGTATTATGTCGATTGAGAATTGTCCGCTTTCACAAATTCCAGCCGAAATCGTTGCCGGAGGTCCATCGCTGGTTATACAATTCCTAAAAATGCAAGGACCCTACAGATCAATGTAA